The proteins below are encoded in one region of Thermosulfurimonas marina:
- a CDS encoding amidohydrolase family protein translates to MQEYPLGSKPVLVRAPVVLPMISPPLTDGAVLVSGGRVREVGPFRDLRRTFRGKVLDLEGVALLPALVNAHTHLELSVFRFRLTPSGSFVTWVRNLIRQRTEVALSEARQAVEEALRELWREGVGLVADVGNTGLTLGLLRESPFYSVYFREIIDFKGGTNLRDFVKGPEGERITYSLSPHAPYTVSPVLIQAIKSWTRRAGRPLSIHVAESPEECAFLKEGEGPLRVLLEERGQMPPGFRAPGLSPVAYLDRLGVLDERTICVHLVQATASDLEILAQRRSRPCLCPRSNIFLGVGLPPLPAMLSVGLKPCLGTDSLASNDRLSILAEMEALRAAYPEVAPEKLFLMATLWGAEALGRPDLGFIGPGARAEMIGLSLTPGRGSPWERLLEGPKKVEVRLYGPL, encoded by the coding sequence ATGCAGGAATACCCTCTGGGTTCGAAACCGGTCTTGGTGCGGGCCCCTGTGGTCCTCCCCATGATCTCCCCACCCCTTACCGACGGGGCGGTGCTGGTCAGCGGGGGACGGGTGCGGGAAGTGGGACCCTTCCGGGATCTTCGGCGCACCTTTCGGGGAAAGGTCTTGGACCTGGAAGGAGTGGCCCTTCTTCCGGCCCTGGTGAACGCCCACACTCATCTTGAGCTTTCGGTCTTCCGCTTCCGGCTTACCCCTTCGGGTTCCTTCGTAACCTGGGTGCGCAATCTCATCCGTCAGCGCACCGAGGTGGCCCTTTCCGAGGCCCGTCAGGCCGTAGAGGAGGCCCTGCGCGAACTCTGGAGGGAGGGCGTAGGCCTGGTGGCCGACGTAGGCAATACCGGGCTCACCCTGGGCCTTCTCCGGGAGTCCCCCTTCTATAGCGTCTATTTTCGCGAAATCATCGACTTTAAGGGCGGAACCAATCTCCGGGATTTCGTGAAAGGCCCGGAGGGAGAGCGCATCACCTATTCCCTCTCCCCCCACGCCCCTTACACCGTCTCCCCGGTCCTCATCCAGGCCATAAAGAGTTGGACCCGGAGGGCGGGACGGCCCCTGAGCATCCATGTGGCTGAAAGCCCGGAGGAGTGTGCCTTTCTCAAGGAGGGGGAGGGGCCTTTGCGGGTGCTCCTTGAGGAGCGGGGGCAGATGCCCCCGGGCTTTCGGGCCCCAGGGCTCTCTCCGGTGGCCTATCTCGACCGGTTGGGGGTGCTTGACGAAAGGACCATCTGTGTGCACCTGGTCCAGGCCACCGCTAGCGACCTGGAGATCCTGGCCCAGAGAAGGTCCCGGCCCTGTCTCTGTCCCCGGAGCAACATCTTTTTGGGGGTGGGTCTTCCCCCGCTTCCGGCCATGCTTTCGGTGGGGCTTAAGCCCTGCCTGGGCACGGACAGCCTGGCCAGCAACGACCGACTCTCCATCCTGGCGGAGATGGAGGCCCTGAGGGCGGCCTATCCCGAGGTGGCGCCGGAAAAACTCTTCCTCATGGCCACCCTCTGGGGGGCCGAGGCCCTGGGACGCCCAGATCTGGGCTTTATCGGCCCCGGGGCCCGGGCCGAAATGATCGGCCTTTCCCTTACTCCAGGACGGGGCTCCCCTTGGGAGCGTCTGCTTGAGGGGCCCAAAAAGGTGGAGGTGCGTCTCTATGGCCCGCTTTAG
- a CDS encoding menaquinone biosynthetic enzyme MqnA/MqnD family protein: MARFRLGLVRYLNTAALRQDLASNLPPEVELLYASPAELARGLLSGELEAGLVPSVLYARHPQKFLLLPDLSISASGRVGSVLFFYRGDLRELSGKTVALTPESETSVALLRILLEDFQGVRPRYVRGGPGGGAWGYLAIGDEALRLRKSPPFPGVLDLAGIWMERTGLPFVFAVLALRREVLAAERGTLREVAGALYLSRARGVAQLSEVARERPRELSLEEAQAYLLGLEYDLSGVKQEALRVFYQHLARRGEIPSVPEFRFVDL, encoded by the coding sequence ATGGCCCGCTTTAGACTGGGGCTCGTGCGTTATCTCAACACCGCGGCCCTGCGCCAGGATCTGGCCTCAAACCTTCCCCCGGAGGTGGAGCTCCTTTACGCCTCTCCGGCAGAGCTGGCCCGAGGGCTCCTTTCCGGAGAACTGGAGGCCGGACTGGTGCCTTCGGTACTTTACGCCCGCCATCCCCAAAAATTCCTTCTCCTTCCTGACCTTTCCATCAGTGCCAGCGGCCGGGTAGGAAGCGTGCTCTTCTTTTACCGCGGAGATCTCCGAGAGCTTTCCGGAAAGACCGTGGCCCTCACCCCGGAGAGCGAGACCTCCGTGGCCCTCCTGCGGATTCTCCTGGAGGATTTTCAGGGCGTTCGTCCCCGATATGTCCGGGGAGGCCCCGGAGGAGGAGCCTGGGGCTATCTGGCCATCGGGGACGAGGCCCTGCGCTTGCGTAAAAGCCCTCCCTTCCCCGGAGTCCTGGATCTGGCCGGGATCTGGATGGAGCGCACCGGACTTCCCTTCGTCTTTGCGGTCCTGGCCCTGCGCCGGGAGGTGCTGGCCGCGGAAAGGGGCACCCTCCGGGAGGTGGCCGGGGCCCTCTATCTTTCCCGGGCCCGGGGAGTTGCGCAGCTTTCCGAGGTGGCCCGCGAGAGACCCCGGGAACTTTCCTTGGAGGAGGCTCAAGCCTATCTCCTGGGCCTGGAGTACGATCTTTCCGGGGTCAAACAGGAGGCCCTGCGGGTCTTTTACCAGCACCTGGCCCGTCGGGGAGAAATCCCTTCGGTGCCGGAATTCCGCTTTGTGGATCTCTGA
- a CDS encoding ubiquinone/menaquinone biosynthesis methyltransferase yields the protein MEEKKRFVKDKFSRVTRRYDLVNRLGSFGRDAFWRRKAAEELAGVPGPLLDLCAGTLPLALELVRQSPRKVVALDLTLEMLLYGRWRLREDPLSPYLACVGGDAEALPFKDRVFYGATMAFGLRNLARPRKGLAEIFRVLRPGGKVVILEFSRPQNPFFAPLYALYLRYFMPLLGGTLTGDREAYLYLARSIYAFASPEEVLSWMAEVGFKELRAYPLTLGVVTIYTGIKDRSA from the coding sequence GTGGAAGAAAAGAAGCGCTTCGTCAAGGACAAGTTCTCCCGGGTGACCCGGCGCTACGACCTGGTCAACCGCCTGGGGAGTTTCGGCCGCGACGCCTTCTGGCGCCGGAAGGCCGCCGAAGAGTTGGCCGGGGTTCCGGGCCCCCTTCTCGACCTCTGCGCCGGGACCCTCCCGTTAGCCCTGGAGCTTGTCCGGCAGAGCCCTCGGAAGGTGGTGGCCCTGGATCTCACCCTGGAAATGCTCCTTTACGGAAGGTGGCGCCTGCGCGAGGATCCCCTCTCCCCTTACCTGGCCTGTGTGGGAGGAGACGCCGAGGCCCTCCCTTTTAAGGACCGGGTCTTCTACGGGGCCACCATGGCCTTCGGGTTGCGCAACCTGGCCCGGCCCCGGAAGGGTCTGGCCGAGATCTTCCGAGTGTTGCGGCCGGGAGGCAAGGTGGTCATTCTGGAATTCAGCCGCCCCCAAAACCCCTTCTTTGCCCCGCTTTATGCCCTCTATCTTCGGTATTTCATGCCCCTTCTCGGAGGAACCCTTACCGGAGATCGGGAGGCCTACCTCTACCTAGCCCGCTCTATTTACGCCTTCGCCTCTCCGGAAGAAGTCCTCTCCTGGATGGCGGAGGTGGGCTTTAAGGAACTTCGGGCCTATCCTTTGACCCTGGGGGTGGTGACCATCTACACCGGCATTAAAGACCGTAGCGCTTGA